TCTGGTAGAGTCAACGAGTGTCTGCAAAAATAAATTAAGAGAACATGTTATGACATGTGCTGCTAGTTCATCAtgtaagtagaattttgttttacCTACCTGTGTAATAGTGGTTCTAaattcatctccatcccattctTCCATACATTTTAGGACCCAAAGTCCACATGAGTTTCTGTCATAATACAAGACAAGCAAAAAACAGTAAGTAACATTGCATTGTATATTAATAATATAGATGAAAATTAGTTGCACCATGTACTCACCCATCCTTTTGTCTTGGCATTTTGTATTGTTTTATAGGCCAGTTTGAAGGATCAGGAAAACCATGATCTGCTTTTGCTATGTCATAAGCAAGTTCGGTTCTCTGAAGTAAAACGAGTAGTTAAGATTAAGTAAGTAATGATTAATATTTTAACAAAATACTTATGACAGAGTAAAGTAGTATGAAAACATACCAATGCTTCAATGATATGTATGTAACTGCGAAGAACATAGAGGGAATCTAATACTTGAAATTCCTTCTTGGGTACATGCATCACGACGGTGACCCAATGATTGCCATTAACGTTTACAGCGAGATAGTACTGCAATAAAAATATGTAAGTATGTTTCAATATACACTGAATGAATTGTGTACACCATTGCATTGCATTGCATGTGCTCGTACCTTCGGTTTATGGAAATACTCGTCCATGCATCTGTGAATGGCTCGATTCTTCTCTATTTCGATCTGGTGGTGGCCGGGTGGAAAAACATCTCTACCCCTCGTCCTCCCTTCTATGAGATGCGTCGACCTCCATGTGGTGGACATGACACGATCATCTGGAACACGACTAGACAAGTGTCGCACATAAGCATTGATGACCTGCAAAATTTATTGGTACACACAACTAATTAGCCCTTCAATCAAGAAAGTTATTGTGTAATACAACAGGGATAAAAAAATTGTTTTTACATCACCCATCAACCAGTCATGGGTTATAATAGGTGCAACATGGTGGGCAGTCAGCACGAGTCCTTCAGAACTGTAAACTTTTTTGTTGCGGCGTCGGGAGCACTTTGATAGTTCTTTTACAAGTGACACGGCAACTTCGACGTGATCTTCAGTCAAATCATTTACCTGAAGTAGTGCATCTAGTGAATGGAAGTTACCTGCAACGAACAAGTAACGGGTGAACTGCGGTTAGTGATATGCAAAGGTCGTTAAGAAATTTGCATGTGAGACGAACAAACTTACCCTCAGAATTTTTGTCATCTCGGAATTGACGCTTGTTTGCCATTTTTTCAGACAAGTAAGGGGACCGGACCTTTGCGGATGGCATGCGCTTCTGCTTCTGAGGTTCATTTGGCTTTGCAGATACAAATGCTGAAGACGATAATGAGGATGACGATCGAGCGGGAACATCATTTGTAATTTTGATAGGATCTTTTTTGTCACCCTTGCTGCAATTAAACAGTACAGATGGTTGAGGATCATCGGTCATTAATTTGCGTGCAACAGGTGGTGCAGGTGTGCTGCCATTTGCATTGTCTAGctcgtcctcgtcaacatcctcgTCGTCAGCATCCTCGTCCTTCTGAACTGATGTGAAGTACTTTGATGGATAAACTCCCTTCTGGCTGCTCTCGCTTTCCTTGTCCCCTTCAGACGTGCCTTTGTTCTCACGTCTATAAATGATCCCCTCCTGATTTAACTTTGCAATAACTCTCTGCAATCGAAAAAAAAATGTGTCATGGCAGGTCCAAAATGAATGATGCGTGCATAATTAAACTCGCCACGTTTTTACCTCTGCGCATAAGTCTGCTATAGTTGCAATCTGCTTACGGACAAGAGTAAGCTCCCCAGCCATGCGATTAACCCTTTCCAAAAGTTGCTCCATGTAAGGGGGGTTTTTCGCAGGAGTTTTTGTGGCCTTCCTTGAAACAGATGTTTTTCTCCCAACACTATTTGCTGTGTTTATTTTTGAGAGTCTATGCTCCGCAGTAATATCGTTGTCAATCTGCATGTTACAACATCAAATTATTTATTGTTGTTAAATATGAGCTgctgaaacaaatatgaacaagaAAAAATTGTTTACATTTCCCTTCCCACGGCCATATTGCGCGTCGGAGGCGTCTCTCTTCTTCCCTTCTACTTCGGTCCAGTTCTTCATCAATGGGTACATACATACCAATGGGTTAAAGGCTGGTGCACCAGGAGGTTGCACCTTCTCCCAATACATGTACTGCAGAAGAAAAGATGTTAAGAATGAGTAAGAAATAGTTGTGACCAAAAAACTGTAGTTAAATATTACCTGACTAAGAAATATTACGGTTTACCTGTAATGCCGCCATGTTTCCTTTTGGCCACTGCCTCATTACGCGTCCACCTTTACACTGCCTTATGCCCTCCAAGGTGTACTCCAGAGTGAATGAGTTCCAGTTTATCTTCCTAGCTCGATCGAGGTCTTCTACCAATGCATACATCGGCTTCGAAATTACCTTATTAGAGTACGGTGCAATTACTGTGGCGAGAAGCACCATCATGGCCTTGCGTACAAAATCGTCATCCGAGGCACCACGAAGCTCAACATCCAATATTAAATCATCAATTAAGAGATTCTCTGTTGACGGATCGAGCCACTCAGGTGGTATCCGTCCCTGCGCTTCTTTGCCTTCTTGAGCAATTATGGCCACAGCGTTTAAACCTTTGTCTTCTAAACCAAATAATGCGTAGATTTCTTTGCCTCCTAGGGAAATATGGTCCTTTCCCTCATTTAACCCAAATGTACTTGTTTTAAGATCAAAAGCTTGCACTAGAAACTTCAGCACAGACTGCCGCATCCTTATCCTTGGCATTTCGAGCATACAATGTACACCGGATCCAAAAAGTGCACCTCGTTGTTCGTTTGACAACATATCAACAAAGCTGCACCATTTTTCAACCGAGCAAGGAACTTCGTCAACTTCTTCCATCCTGTAGATAACATACATGATTATTTAGCAATTAGAAATTGGCAATTGTTTAAGGTGTCGATTTAACAAAAAAATTTGTACTTTTCGGTGGTGATACTACGGGTGTAACAGGAAAAAAATTATGGGACTAGAACAAGCTGATGCGGGAGCGGTGTATAATT
This Lolium perenne isolate Kyuss_39 chromosome 1, Kyuss_2.0, whole genome shotgun sequence DNA region includes the following protein-coding sequences:
- the LOC139832201 gene encoding uncharacterized protein gives rise to the protein MPRIRMRQSVLKFLVQAFDLKTSTFGLNEGKDHISLGGKEIYALFGLEDKGLNAVAIIAQEGKEAQGRIPPEWLDPSTENLLIDDLILDVELRGASDDDFVRKAMMVLLATVIAPYSNKVISKPMYALVEDLDRARKINWNSFTLEYTLEGIRQCKGGRVMRQWPKGNMAALQYMYWEKVQPPGAPAFNPLVCMYPLMKNWTEVEGKKRDASDAQYGRGKGNIDNDITAEHRLSKINTANSVGRKTSVSRKATKTPAKNPPYMEQLLERVNRMAGELTLVRKQIATIADLCAERVIAKLNQEGIIYRRENKGTSEGDKESESSQKGVYPSKYFTSVQKDEDADDEDVDEDELDNANGSTPAPPVARKLMTDDPQPSVLFNCSKGDKKDPIKITNDVPARSSSSLSSSAFVSAKPNEPQKQKRMPSAKVRSPYLSEKMANKRQFRDDKNSEGNFHSLDALLQVNDLTEDHVEVAVSLVKELSKCSRRRNKKVYSSEGLVLTAHHVAPIITHDWLMGDVINAYVRHLSSRVPDDRVMSTTWRSTHLIEGRTRGRDVFPPGHHQIEIEKNRAIHRCMDEYFHKPKYYLAVNVNGNHWVTVVMHVPKKEFQVLDSLYVLRSYIHIIEALRTELAYDIAKADHGFPDPSNWPIKQYKMPRQKDG